One window from the genome of Gimesia aquarii encodes:
- a CDS encoding MJ0042-type zinc finger domain-containing protein has translation MSGLTVTCPHCQTKVRLKSSKMLGKKVNCRSCETPFVLKADGQKKSQSARRPKSEDLEESGANSYDPERIRARRLKKRKSTSGSKSVAKDSSSKKSKSSKKSDSQIPLPLLIGGCVLGLCVTAGLIYFVYSMGSSLNSGATAKKKAAAPVKFAKFEPEVGDFGCEYPEGWTVKNGGGKGGVQSWAQFLSPDESTKISIRGNMTGAALGGAGISMTQGADADEIEPPVVDIHRLMKIKFSDDYPNYEEIGAHQLFKTKMGDTCSSIFTTKTMFGGKQKGYRVTLLTGRVQFNLICLCDEGLFEQMRPTFDKVVQTIHEK, from the coding sequence GTGTCGGGACTAACAGTCACTTGCCCTCACTGCCAGACAAAAGTCAGGCTCAAAAGCTCTAAAATGCTCGGCAAAAAGGTCAATTGTCGAAGTTGTGAAACCCCTTTTGTGCTTAAAGCAGATGGCCAAAAGAAATCCCAATCAGCTCGTAGACCCAAAAGCGAGGATCTCGAAGAGAGCGGTGCGAATTCCTATGATCCCGAACGGATTCGAGCACGTCGTTTAAAAAAACGTAAAAGTACCTCAGGGTCAAAGAGTGTTGCAAAAGACTCCTCTTCAAAAAAATCAAAGTCATCAAAAAAGTCCGACTCTCAGATACCACTTCCTCTCCTTATTGGCGGCTGTGTTCTGGGCCTGTGTGTCACAGCAGGCCTGATCTACTTTGTCTATTCAATGGGAAGTTCGTTGAATTCTGGCGCAACAGCCAAGAAAAAAGCGGCAGCGCCGGTTAAATTTGCCAAATTTGAACCGGAAGTAGGTGATTTTGGTTGTGAATACCCAGAGGGATGGACCGTGAAAAATGGTGGAGGAAAAGGGGGAGTTCAAAGCTGGGCACAATTCCTTTCTCCAGATGAAAGCACCAAAATATCAATTCGAGGAAATATGACAGGAGCAGCTTTGGGAGGCGCTGGCATCTCTATGACACAAGGTGCTGATGCTGATGAGATTGAACCTCCCGTTGTGGATATTCATCGTTTAATGAAAATCAAATTTTCCGATGATTACCCAAACTATGAAGAAATCGGGGCTCATCAATTATTCAAAACCAAAATGGGGGATACTTGCTCATCTATCTTTACCACCAAAACGATGTTTGGAGGGAAACAGAAAGGCTACCGTGTTACCTTGCTTACAGGGAGAGTCCAGTTTAATTTGATTTGCCTTTGTGACGAAGGGCTATTTGAACAAATGCGTCCCACTTTTGATAAGGTCGTTCAAACCATTCATGAAAAATAA
- a CDS encoding dienelactone hydrolase family protein, producing MAALDFQDKLLRCLGGEWPKPPALSVISRKTIQKQGYRIESLTYEVEPGDAIPAMLLIPDTVSPAHPAPAVAVWHQHAGQYHLGKSEPAGLAGNPMHHTGAALAKEGFVVLCPDALCFEERQDPSKRLKAGHYERHEFLRYVVAGKCMAWKNILDMKRAIDFLQSRPEVIDENIGCYGHSMGSTHTWLVGPWEKRIKCLVGNCCLPTYRGIHREHMLHCFPNFIPGIYEFGDTPDIAALIAPRPLHLNFGELDGGSPIEDVRDGVKIIANNYATMHAKKNFTYYIEEGAGHVLSPKMWEKTLSHFQHHLKSQS from the coding sequence ATGGCAGCCTTGGATTTTCAGGACAAGTTATTGCGGTGTTTAGGTGGTGAATGGCCCAAACCACCTGCACTGAGTGTCATTTCACGAAAAACCATTCAAAAGCAAGGCTATCGTATTGAGTCGCTCACCTATGAGGTGGAGCCTGGCGACGCGATTCCCGCCATGCTTCTGATTCCCGATACGGTATCTCCAGCCCATCCTGCACCGGCTGTTGCTGTCTGGCATCAACATGCAGGTCAGTATCATTTAGGGAAAAGTGAACCTGCTGGTTTAGCAGGGAATCCAATGCATCATACAGGTGCCGCATTGGCTAAAGAGGGATTTGTCGTTTTATGCCCTGATGCCCTTTGCTTTGAAGAGCGCCAGGATCCCAGTAAAAGACTAAAGGCCGGTCACTATGAACGGCATGAATTTCTGCGATATGTTGTCGCTGGCAAATGTATGGCCTGGAAAAATATACTCGACATGAAACGGGCGATTGACTTTCTTCAAAGCCGGCCAGAAGTCATCGACGAAAATATTGGCTGTTATGGACACTCAATGGGTTCAACACATACCTGGCTAGTCGGTCCCTGGGAGAAGAGAATCAAATGCCTGGTCGGAAACTGTTGCCTACCCACTTATCGTGGGATTCATCGAGAGCACATGCTGCATTGCTTTCCAAATTTTATCCCAGGAATTTATGAATTCGGTGATACTCCGGATATTGCCGCTCTCATTGCTCCTCGGCCGCTACATTTGAACTTTGGTGAATTAGATGGGGGTAGTCCCATCGAAGATGTGCGGGACGGTGTAAAAATAATTGCAAACAATTATGCGACCATGCATGCAAAAAAGAATTTCACTTATTATATTGAAGAGGGGGCCGGGCATGTGCTCTCTCCTAAAATGTGGGAAAAGACCCTGTCACACTTTCAACATCATCTGAAGTCTCAATCATAA